The following are encoded together in the Bradymonas sediminis genome:
- a CDS encoding molybdopterin-binding protein encodes MHQPRQQSYARAQAYLRAAEIGESFGALRERLDGVMHAARAAGMLAARRAGEFIPDSHHAELEVVELNFAWEDGRLRITAQCQGRARAGLGARALLAANICAVSMIEALSDVAEHLIIEDARIVEQTGGAAVKSYRFDPPLRAAVMVTSNAVVGGHKEDRAGGIVRQAVEALAPDGVELGEAVVMGDDARLIEEAIARWVADGFELIVTVGGTGVLPSDVTVDTVDALLQRPIPGIMEAARAYGQSRSPVAFMSRGVAGLIGDTLVLTLPGSRGGARETCEALFPSILHVAKTLRRSRALR; translated from the coding sequence ATGCATCAGCCTCGTCAGCAATCTTACGCCCGCGCGCAGGCCTATCTGCGCGCCGCCGAAATCGGCGAGTCGTTTGGGGCATTGCGTGAGCGATTGGACGGTGTGATGCACGCCGCGCGCGCCGCGGGCATGCTGGCCGCTCGGCGCGCCGGTGAGTTCATCCCCGACAGTCACCACGCGGAGCTCGAAGTTGTTGAGCTGAACTTCGCCTGGGAGGATGGACGCCTGCGGATCACGGCGCAGTGTCAGGGACGCGCGCGCGCCGGGCTCGGTGCCCGGGCGCTGTTGGCCGCGAATATCTGCGCGGTGTCGATGATCGAGGCGCTTTCGGACGTGGCCGAGCACCTTATCATCGAAGACGCGCGCATCGTGGAGCAAACCGGCGGCGCTGCAGTGAAGTCGTATCGTTTCGACCCACCGCTGCGGGCGGCCGTGATGGTGACATCGAACGCGGTGGTCGGTGGACATAAAGAGGACCGCGCCGGGGGAATCGTGCGCCAGGCCGTGGAGGCCCTGGCCCCCGATGGCGTGGAGCTCGGCGAGGCGGTGGTGATGGGCGATGACGCGCGGCTTATCGAGGAAGCGATCGCGCGCTGGGTCGCCGACGGTTTTGAGCTTATCGTGACGGTGGGCGGCACGGGCGTGCTCCCGAGCGACGTGACCGTCGACACCGTCGACGCGCTATTGCAGCGACCCATCCCCGGAATTATGGAGGCGGCGCGGGCCTACGGACAGTCGCGCTCGCCGGTGGCGTTTATGTCGCGCGGGGTCGCCGGGCTTATCGGGGACACCCTGGTGCTCACGTTACCCGGGAGCCGCGGCGGCGCGCGCGAAACCTGCGAGGCGCTCTTTCCGTCTATCTTGCATGTCGCGAAAACACTGCGCAGGTCGCGCGCGCTGCGCTGA